In Aegilops tauschii subsp. strangulata cultivar AL8/78 chromosome 3, Aet v6.0, whole genome shotgun sequence, one genomic interval encodes:
- the LOC109739212 gene encoding lichenase-2-like: protein MVRGLVPTLHMALLLGLGVFVSILASTTTTTARDASVGGCYGMSANNLPPANTVISMLRDNGITSVRLYAPDSAALAALGGTGISVMVGVPNNVLADLATSAPAAAAWVRTNIQAHPAVSFQYLVVGNEVAGGDTRFVVPAMENVHSALAAAGLGGAINVTTAISQATIAVHVPPSAGEFTNESKPFLLPVLQFLERTGAPLLANLYPYFVYTYKAAGDLDVSFMLFTAPGTVVQDGEYGYQNMFDASVDAVHAAVERLGVSGVDVVVSETGWPSAGGEAASVENARTYNQNLVNHVGKGTPRRPWKVETYVFAMFNENLKENGVEQNWGLFYPSTDRVYPITFILN from the exons ATGGTGCGAGGCCTTGTTCCTACACTCCACATGGCATTGCTCCTCGGGCTTGGCGTCTTCGTCTCCATCCTTGCAA GTACGACTACTACTACTGCACGAGATGCGTCGGTGGGTGGGTGCTACGGCATGAGCGCCAACAACCTGCCGCCCGCGAACACCGTCATCTCCATGCTTCGCGACAACGGCATCACCTCGGTGCGCCTCTACGCGCCGGACAGTGCAGCGCTGGCCGCCCTCGGAGGCACCGGCATCAGCGTCATGGTCGGCGTGCCCAACAACGTCCTCGCCGACCTGGCCACCAGCGCGCCCGCGGCCGCCGCGTGGGTCCGCACCAACATCCAGGCCCACCCGGCCGTCTCATTCCAGTACCTCGTCGTCGGCAACGAGGTCGCCGGGGGCGACACACGGTTCGTGGTACCTGCCATGGAGAACGTCCACAGCGCGCTTGCGGCAGCCGGTCTGGGCGGCGCCATCAATGTCACGACTGCGATATCGCAGGCCACCATCGCCGTGCACGTCCCGCCGTCCGCCGGCGAGTTCACCAACGAGTCCAAGCCGTTCCTGCTCCCCGTGTTGCAGTTCCTGGAGCGCACCGGCGCGCCCCTCCTCGCCAACCTATACCCGTACTTCGTCTACACGTACAAGGCCGCCGGTGACCTGGACGTCAGCTTCATGCTGTTCACGGCGCCGGGGACGGTGGTGCAGGACGGGGAGTACGGGTACCAGAACATGTTCGACGCGAGTGTGGACGCGGTGCACGCGGCGGTGGAGCGGCTCGGGGTGAGCGGCGTGGACGTGGTGGTGTCGGAGACGGGATGGCCGTccgccggcggcgaggcggcgtcgGTGGAGAACGCGAGGACGTACAACCAGAACCTGGTGAACCACGTGGGGAAGGGCACGCCGCGGCGGCCGTGGAAGGTGGAGACGTACGTGTTCGCCATGTTCAATGAGAACCTCAAGGAGAACGGCGTGGAGCAGAACTGGGGCCTCTTCTACCCGAGCACCGACAGGGTCTACCCCATCACCTTCATTTTAAATTGA
- the LOC120976077 gene encoding lichenase-2-like, which yields MASPRCLYAPGSAALAALGGTGISVMVGGPNNVLPDLATRAPAAAAGSAPTSRPTRPSHSVVGNEVAGSDTRYVGPAMENVHIALVANGLGGAINVTMAISQATIAIHVSPSASEFTNESKPFMIPVLQFLLLHDVVDVDHNLHPLLEYLPSSAPTLEQTPSQRGSPRTQVHREDAAPLRHPCLNRLVSTFIPNHRTAGLIRDGSEESLFSAVIVAAKAKTMNNLKT from the exons ATGGCATCACCTCGGTGCCTCTATGCACCAGGCAGCGCAGCGCTGGCCGCCCTCGGAGGCACCGGCATCAGCGTCATGGTCGGCGGGCCCAACAACGTCCTCCCCGACCTGGCCACCAGAGCGCCCGCGGCGGCCGCGGGGTCGGCGCCAACATCCAGGCCCACCCGGCCGTCTCATTCTG tcgtCGGCAACGAGGTCGCCGGGAGCGACACGCGGTATGTGGGCCCTGCCATGGAGAATGTCCACATCGCGCTTGTGGCGAACGGTCTGGGCGGCGCAATCAATGTCACGATGGCGATATCACAGGCCACCATCGCCATACACGTCTCACCGTCCGCCAGCGAGTTCACCAACGAGTCCAAGCCGTTCATGATCCCCGTGCTGCAGTTCCTTTTATTGCATG ATGTCGTCGATGtagaccacaatctgcatccgctcctggaGTACCTCCCAAGCTCCGCGCCTACGCTGGAGCAAACGCCGTCGCAACGGGGGAGCCCGAGGACACAGGTCCACCGCGAGGATGCCGCGCCGCTGCGCCATCCTTGCTTGAACAGACTGGTTTCCACATTCATCCCCAACCATAGGACCGCTGGCCTCATCAGGGATGGATCCGAGGAATCTTTATTTAGTGCTGTCATCGTCGCCGCCAAAGCCAAGACGATGAACAACCTGAAAACCTAA